A single genomic interval of Juglans regia cultivar Chandler chromosome 1, Walnut 2.0, whole genome shotgun sequence harbors:
- the LOC109010965 gene encoding nudix hydrolase 2-like, whose amino-acid sequence MQRLRATAIRLSPYHLGKKTLLASLFAVPPLSKRPRLCDRFPAFIRNVSISVSTSGAKEFVPSENTVQQEEVLLSSVDDLHGGVIVNVEQPLDSMVFAPMLKVSISHWTQQGKRGVWIKLPIQHANLVEAAVKEGFRYHHAEPDYLMLVYWIPETTGMLPANASHRVGIGAFVMNSQGEVLVVQEKNGKFKGKGLWKFPTGVVEEGEDICTAAIREVKEETGIETEFVDVLAFRQSHKSFFRKSDLFFVCMLQPRSFDIQKQTLEIEAAQWMPFEDYAAQPFVREHEMFNYVAKICMAKSENDDDVAGFSPLSTTTASGKKSYLYFSRDLKHLVTCDSQQRQEG is encoded by the exons ATGCAGAGGTTAAGAGCCACAGCCATCAGACTCTCTCCGTATCATTTGGGTAAAAAGACCCTTCTGGCTTCTTTATTTGCAGTCCCTCCACTTTCAAAGAGGCCTCGTCTTT GTGATAGATTTCCGGCCTTTATTAGAAACGTGTCGATTTCAGTAAGTACTTCAGGCGCGAAGGAATTTGTCCCGTCTGAAAATACTGTTCAACAGGAGGAGGTTTTACTAAGTTCAGTTGATGATTTACATGGAGGAGTTATTGTAAACGTGGAGCAGCCTCTGGATTCTATGGTCTTTGCTCCAATGCTTAAAGTTTCAATATCACACTGGACGCAACAG GGGAAGAGGGGTGTTTGGATCAAATTGCCGATCCAACATGCTAATCTTGTTGAAGCTGCAGTTAAG GAAGGATTCAGGTATCACCACGCTGAACCAGATTACTTAATGCTTGTATATTGGATCCCTGAAACTACTGGTATGCTTCCTGCAAATGCTTCACATCGAGTGGGAATTGGTGCTTTTGTCATGAACAGTCAAGGAGag GTGCTTGTAGTTCAGGAGAAAAATGGGAAATTCAAAGGAAAAGGTCTGTGGAAATTTCCCACTGGTGTTGTTGAGGAA GGCGAGGATATTTGTACAGCTGCAATTAGGGAAGTTAAAGAAGAGACAGGG ATTGAGACAGAATTCGTGGATGTCTTAGCATTCAG GCAAAGCCACAAATCATTCTTCAGAAAATCAGACTTGTTCTTTGTCTGCATGTTACAACCACGCTCCTTTGACATCCAGAAGCAGACTTTGGAGATTGAAGCAGCACAG tGGATGCCATTTGAGGACTATGCAGCTCAGCCTTTTGTCCGAGAACACGAGATGTTCAATTACGTTGCCAAAATATGCATGGCAAAATCAGAGAATGATGATGACGTTGCTGGTTTTTCTCCGCTGTCTACTACTACGGCTTCTGGCAAAAAAAGCTATCTGTACTTTAGTAGGGATCTGAAACACCTGGTGACTTGTGATAGTCAGCAACGTCAGGAAGGCTGA
- the LOC109010964 gene encoding protein ACTIVITY OF BC1 COMPLEX KINASE 7, chloroplastic isoform X2 — protein MAAILASNSCYCLDMQSINQGRTLDNLSFSSTISVHKFLKYGGPSRNSPGTDKFQVEMKQTEYPSRLVNNGRAVKMVPASEVVKRKTPSKNKVDIVNGSRQIVEGAKVVRRQPTAALVKTPKVRKSKELPPVEELKVLPSDEGFSWANENYNSLQRTIDVWSFVISLRFRVLFSNEKWAYLGGFTVDKQKNRRQKTASWLRECVLQLGPTFIKLGQLSSTRSDLFPREFVDELAKLQDRVPAFSPEKAKGFIESELGAPIDIVFKEFEDRPIAAASLGQVHRAILHNGEKVVVKVQRPGLKKLFDIDLRNLKLIAEYFQRSETFGGPTRDWIGIYEECATILYQEIDYINEGKNADRFRRDFRNIKWVRVPLVYWDYTASKVLTLEYVPGIKINRLDMLDSRGYNRSRISSRAIESYLIQILKTGFFHADPHPGNLAIDVDETLIYYDFGMMGEIKSFTRERLLELFYAIYEQDAKKVIQSLVDLEALQPTGDMSSVRRSVQFFLDNSLSQTPDQQQTLATIGEDLFAIAQDQPFRFPSTFTFVLRAFSTLEGIGYILDPKFSFVKIAAPYAQELLDLKQKQQSGTQLVQEIRKQADDARTSTMSMPSRVQRIEEFVKQLESGELKLRVRVLESERAARKATIIQMATMYTVLGGTLLNLGVTFSSQGSQVIANGSFIGSGIFMALFIRSMQRVKKLDKFEKMM, from the exons ATGGCGGCAATATTGGCTTCAAATAGCTGTTATTGCCTCGATATGCAGTCAATAAATCAAGGACGGACCCTAGACAACCTTAGTTTCTCGAGCACGATTTCAGTTCATAAATTCTTGAAGTATGGAGGACCATCGAGGAATTCGCCTGGGACAGACAAGTTTCAAGTGGAAATGAAACAGACTGAATATCCCTCAAGATTAGTTAACAATGGACGAGCCGTTAAAATGGTACCAGCAAGCGAAGTAGTGAAAAGGAAAACCCCATCCAAAAATAAAGTAGACATTGTAAATGGTTCAAGGCAGATAGTAGAGGGAGCGAAAGTAGTCAGAAGACAACCTACAGCTGCCCTGGTGAAAACCCCAAAGGTTAGGAAATCTAAAGAACTTCCACCCGTGGAGGAGCTGAAGGTTTTGCCTTCGGATGAAGGTTTCAGTTGGGCCAATGAAAATTATAACTCCTTGCAAAGGACTATAGACGTCTGGTCTTTTGTTATCTCTCTGCGTTTTCGTGTTCTGTTCAGCAATGAAAAATGGGCATATTTGGGAGGCTTCACAGTTGATAAGCAG AAAAACAGAAGGCAAAAAACAGCTTCATGGCTCCGGGAGTGTGTGTTGCAGCTTGGTCCAACATTTATTAAACTTGGGCAGTTGTCTTCAACAAGGTCAGATCTATTTCCGCGTGAATTTGTAGATGAGCTCGCAAAGTTGCAG GACAGGGTCCCTGCCTTCTCACCAGAGAAAGCAAAAGGCTTCATTGAGAGTGAACTCGGAGCTCCTATAGATATAGTGTTTAAGGAGTTTGAGGACCGTCCAATTGCTGCTGCTAGTCTTGGTCAG GTCCACCGGGCTATCCTGCATAATGGGGAGAAAGTAGTGGTGAAAGTTCAGAGACCTGGTCTCAAGAAGCTTTTCGACATCGACTTAC GAAATCTAAAGCTAATTGCAGAGTATTTTCAGAGAAGTGAAACTTTTGGTGGTCCAACAAGAGATTGGATTGGCATATATGAAGAATGTGCCAC GATTTTGTATCAAGAAATTGATTATATTAATGAAGGGAAGAATGCAGATAGATTCCGCCGAGATTTTCGAAATATAAAATGGGTCCGAGTACCT CTGGTTTACTGGGATTATACAGCCTCAAAGGTGTTGACATTAGAGTATGTTCCAG GGATTAAGATAAATCGGTTGGATATGCTTGATTCACGGGGTTATAACAGGTCTCGAATATCATCACGTGCTATTGAGTCATACTTAATTCAG ATACTAAAAACTGGTTTCTTTCATGCCGATCCGCATCCTGGAAATCTTGCTATTGATGTTGATGAAACACTCATCTACTATGATTTTGGTATGATGGGAGAAATCAAATCTTTCACTCGGGAGAGATTGCTTGAACTTTTCTATGCTATTTATGAGCAAGATGCAAAGAAG GTTATTCAAAGCCTTGTAGATCTTGAAGCACTTCAGCCCACAGGAGACATGTCATCT GTTAGGAGATCTGTGCAGTTTTTCTTGGATAATTCGTTAAGTCAGACACCAGATCAGCAGCAGACTTTGGCTACAATTGGGGAG GATTTATTTGCCATAGCACAAGATCAGCCTTTCCGGTTTCCATCCACCTTTACCTTTGTCTTAAGAGCATTTTCAACCCTTGAAg GTATAGGATACATCCTTGATCCAAAATTTTCCTTTGTAAAGATCGCTGCTCCTTATGCACAG GAGCTTTTAGATCTAAAACAGAAGCAGCAGTCTGGGACACAACTTGTGCAGGAAATAAGGAAACAGGCTGATGAT GCCAGAACATCTACCATGTCCATGCCATCTAGAGTTCAGCGGATAGAAGAATTTGTGAAACAGCTCGAGTCAGGAGAATTGAAGCTTCGAGTCCGAGTGCTTGAG TCAGAAAGAGCCGCTCGGAAAGCAACAATTATACAAATGGCAACTATGTATACAGTATTAGGAGGTACCCTGCTAAACCTTGGGGTCACGTTCAGCTCTCAAGGCAGTCAAGTGATTGCAAATGGATCGTTCATTGGTTCAG GAATTTTTATGGCACTGTTTATTAGGTCCATGCAAAGGGTGAAGAAGCTTGATAAATTTGAGAAGATGATGTAA
- the LOC109010964 gene encoding protein ACTIVITY OF BC1 COMPLEX KINASE 7, chloroplastic isoform X1, which produces MFECPNKHGRQLINGVSGSSMAAILASNSCYCLDMQSINQGRTLDNLSFSSTISVHKFLKYGGPSRNSPGTDKFQVEMKQTEYPSRLVNNGRAVKMVPASEVVKRKTPSKNKVDIVNGSRQIVEGAKVVRRQPTAALVKTPKVRKSKELPPVEELKVLPSDEGFSWANENYNSLQRTIDVWSFVISLRFRVLFSNEKWAYLGGFTVDKQKNRRQKTASWLRECVLQLGPTFIKLGQLSSTRSDLFPREFVDELAKLQDRVPAFSPEKAKGFIESELGAPIDIVFKEFEDRPIAAASLGQVHRAILHNGEKVVVKVQRPGLKKLFDIDLRNLKLIAEYFQRSETFGGPTRDWIGIYEECATILYQEIDYINEGKNADRFRRDFRNIKWVRVPLVYWDYTASKVLTLEYVPGIKINRLDMLDSRGYNRSRISSRAIESYLIQILKTGFFHADPHPGNLAIDVDETLIYYDFGMMGEIKSFTRERLLELFYAIYEQDAKKVIQSLVDLEALQPTGDMSSVRRSVQFFLDNSLSQTPDQQQTLATIGEDLFAIAQDQPFRFPSTFTFVLRAFSTLEGIGYILDPKFSFVKIAAPYAQELLDLKQKQQSGTQLVQEIRKQADDARTSTMSMPSRVQRIEEFVKQLESGELKLRVRVLESERAARKATIIQMATMYTVLGGTLLNLGVTFSSQGSQVIANGSFIGSGIFMALFIRSMQRVKKLDKFEKMM; this is translated from the exons ATGTTTGAGTGCCCCAACAAGCATGGGAGGCAACTGATTAACGGT GTATCTGGTTCTTCTATGGCGGCAATATTGGCTTCAAATAGCTGTTATTGCCTCGATATGCAGTCAATAAATCAAGGACGGACCCTAGACAACCTTAGTTTCTCGAGCACGATTTCAGTTCATAAATTCTTGAAGTATGGAGGACCATCGAGGAATTCGCCTGGGACAGACAAGTTTCAAGTGGAAATGAAACAGACTGAATATCCCTCAAGATTAGTTAACAATGGACGAGCCGTTAAAATGGTACCAGCAAGCGAAGTAGTGAAAAGGAAAACCCCATCCAAAAATAAAGTAGACATTGTAAATGGTTCAAGGCAGATAGTAGAGGGAGCGAAAGTAGTCAGAAGACAACCTACAGCTGCCCTGGTGAAAACCCCAAAGGTTAGGAAATCTAAAGAACTTCCACCCGTGGAGGAGCTGAAGGTTTTGCCTTCGGATGAAGGTTTCAGTTGGGCCAATGAAAATTATAACTCCTTGCAAAGGACTATAGACGTCTGGTCTTTTGTTATCTCTCTGCGTTTTCGTGTTCTGTTCAGCAATGAAAAATGGGCATATTTGGGAGGCTTCACAGTTGATAAGCAG AAAAACAGAAGGCAAAAAACAGCTTCATGGCTCCGGGAGTGTGTGTTGCAGCTTGGTCCAACATTTATTAAACTTGGGCAGTTGTCTTCAACAAGGTCAGATCTATTTCCGCGTGAATTTGTAGATGAGCTCGCAAAGTTGCAG GACAGGGTCCCTGCCTTCTCACCAGAGAAAGCAAAAGGCTTCATTGAGAGTGAACTCGGAGCTCCTATAGATATAGTGTTTAAGGAGTTTGAGGACCGTCCAATTGCTGCTGCTAGTCTTGGTCAG GTCCACCGGGCTATCCTGCATAATGGGGAGAAAGTAGTGGTGAAAGTTCAGAGACCTGGTCTCAAGAAGCTTTTCGACATCGACTTAC GAAATCTAAAGCTAATTGCAGAGTATTTTCAGAGAAGTGAAACTTTTGGTGGTCCAACAAGAGATTGGATTGGCATATATGAAGAATGTGCCAC GATTTTGTATCAAGAAATTGATTATATTAATGAAGGGAAGAATGCAGATAGATTCCGCCGAGATTTTCGAAATATAAAATGGGTCCGAGTACCT CTGGTTTACTGGGATTATACAGCCTCAAAGGTGTTGACATTAGAGTATGTTCCAG GGATTAAGATAAATCGGTTGGATATGCTTGATTCACGGGGTTATAACAGGTCTCGAATATCATCACGTGCTATTGAGTCATACTTAATTCAG ATACTAAAAACTGGTTTCTTTCATGCCGATCCGCATCCTGGAAATCTTGCTATTGATGTTGATGAAACACTCATCTACTATGATTTTGGTATGATGGGAGAAATCAAATCTTTCACTCGGGAGAGATTGCTTGAACTTTTCTATGCTATTTATGAGCAAGATGCAAAGAAG GTTATTCAAAGCCTTGTAGATCTTGAAGCACTTCAGCCCACAGGAGACATGTCATCT GTTAGGAGATCTGTGCAGTTTTTCTTGGATAATTCGTTAAGTCAGACACCAGATCAGCAGCAGACTTTGGCTACAATTGGGGAG GATTTATTTGCCATAGCACAAGATCAGCCTTTCCGGTTTCCATCCACCTTTACCTTTGTCTTAAGAGCATTTTCAACCCTTGAAg GTATAGGATACATCCTTGATCCAAAATTTTCCTTTGTAAAGATCGCTGCTCCTTATGCACAG GAGCTTTTAGATCTAAAACAGAAGCAGCAGTCTGGGACACAACTTGTGCAGGAAATAAGGAAACAGGCTGATGAT GCCAGAACATCTACCATGTCCATGCCATCTAGAGTTCAGCGGATAGAAGAATTTGTGAAACAGCTCGAGTCAGGAGAATTGAAGCTTCGAGTCCGAGTGCTTGAG TCAGAAAGAGCCGCTCGGAAAGCAACAATTATACAAATGGCAACTATGTATACAGTATTAGGAGGTACCCTGCTAAACCTTGGGGTCACGTTCAGCTCTCAAGGCAGTCAAGTGATTGCAAATGGATCGTTCATTGGTTCAG GAATTTTTATGGCACTGTTTATTAGGTCCATGCAAAGGGTGAAGAAGCTTGATAAATTTGAGAAGATGATGTAA